The following are encoded together in the Myxococcota bacterium genome:
- a CDS encoding YciI family protein: MEFLLLVEDRRDEGQRSPVAVDEMLRFARELEAEGVLVTAAGPFASEAEGARLRVRRGATLVTSGPFEEPREVVGGCYLIDVADRAAAIEIAKRCPWARAGVIEVRALARDPWLQREGQGELYAFLYRSDPSDAGPVAPRIAEMRAFTLDRKREGVHVAGGRLPRETPPAFVEQREAQTLVVDGPFAETKEVVAGFALMRVASRAAALELAGRVPHARWGSVEVRQVRTPHE; encoded by the coding sequence GTGGAGTTCTTGCTCTTGGTCGAGGACCGCCGAGACGAGGGCCAGCGTTCGCCGGTAGCCGTGGACGAGATGCTGCGCTTCGCGCGCGAGCTCGAGGCGGAGGGCGTGCTGGTCACGGCAGCGGGACCTTTCGCCTCGGAGGCCGAAGGGGCGCGCTTGCGCGTGCGCCGCGGAGCCACGCTGGTCACGAGCGGCCCGTTCGAGGAGCCGCGCGAGGTCGTCGGCGGCTGCTACCTGATCGACGTGGCCGACCGCGCCGCTGCGATCGAGATCGCCAAGCGCTGCCCCTGGGCGCGCGCGGGCGTGATCGAAGTGCGCGCCCTGGCGCGCGACCCGTGGCTCCAGCGCGAAGGGCAGGGCGAGCTCTACGCCTTTCTCTACCGCAGCGATCCCAGTGACGCCGGACCGGTCGCCCCTCGCATCGCGGAGATGCGCGCCTTCACGCTCGACCGCAAACGCGAGGGGGTGCACGTGGCCGGCGGGCGCCTGCCGCGCGAGACACCCCCCGCGTTCGTCGAGCAGCGCGAGGCACAGACACTCGTCGTCGACGGGCCGTTCGCCGAGACCAAGGAGGTCGTGGCCGGCTTCGCGCTCATGCGGGTGGCCTCGCGGGCGGCTGCGCTGGAGCTCGCCGGGCGCGTGCCGCACGCGCGCTGGGGCAGCGTCGAGGTGCGCCAGGTGCGCACCCCACACGAGTGA
- a CDS encoding YciI family protein: MEYMLLILHPRGQAARENVTMPEMGKYAGELTAAGKMRGGAPLMPEAQGARLRLSGARREVTDGPFAESKEVIGGYFLVDAKDAAEALELAKRCPHARAGTVGLHQAMREVGDPPPAPGTRFLLVFLEDGKLTDPDGSKYDQMMKWTESLKRDKVYVECAGLAKDPPGRRVEIHAGKAVVTDGPFAETKEIVGGYALVAVPDRRAALELAARCPHAAWGAIEVREVMNVPAI, translated from the coding sequence ATGGAATACATGCTCCTGATCCTGCATCCGCGCGGCCAGGCCGCACGCGAGAACGTGACCATGCCCGAGATGGGCAAGTACGCCGGCGAGCTGACTGCGGCCGGCAAGATGCGCGGCGGCGCGCCGCTCATGCCCGAGGCGCAAGGCGCGCGCCTGCGCCTCTCCGGCGCGCGCCGCGAAGTCACCGATGGCCCGTTCGCCGAGAGCAAGGAGGTGATCGGCGGCTATTTCTTGGTCGACGCCAAGGACGCCGCCGAGGCGCTCGAGCTGGCGAAGCGTTGTCCGCACGCGCGCGCCGGCACGGTCGGGCTGCACCAGGCCATGCGCGAGGTCGGCGACCCGCCGCCGGCGCCGGGCACGCGCTTCCTGCTCGTGTTTCTCGAGGACGGGAAGCTCACCGACCCCGACGGCTCGAAATACGACCAGATGATGAAGTGGACCGAGTCACTGAAGCGCGACAAGGTCTACGTGGAGTGCGCGGGTCTGGCGAAAGACCCGCCGGGCCGCCGGGTCGAGATCCACGCCGGGAAGGCCGTCGTGACCGACGGTCCGTTCGCCGAGACCAAGGAGATCGTGGGCGGCTACGCGCTGGTCGCCGTGCCCGATCGCAGGGCCGCGCTCGAGCTGGCCGCGCGCTGCCCGCACGCCGCCTGGGGCGCGATCGAGGTGCGCGAAGTCATGAACGTGCCCGCGATCTGA
- a CDS encoding MFS transporter: MRLYLLGTSSWFLAFGIHSVLFAWLVTMVLHEEPRMVGLAQMALLVPASLLMLVGGSFADHFGGRRIAVLAQSLALLPPLFLVGLLATGTLRFGAMLAYAVAMGLAQAFVTPARDSLLNDVAETGIQQTVIRASFVQFGAQIAGFLLASRADAVGAYPILALQIAALGLGALVLARVRADHPPRAEDAHWLRDLFASVAEGARTVWAAPEMRMVVLQNVAMGVCFMGSYIVTVPLLVRERYHGSSADLGLLNAANSLGLLTTVVALMRVGDVKHRRRALIRAQAVGAAVLALIGMGFEFPLTTALIYLWGMCGGLAMSMARTIMQEDAPPGQAGRVMSFFSFSLLGAGPIGALFCGYLVTWFGPEHALVAAAAVMASVVTAFTVWSRERLTAAATGE; this comes from the coding sequence CTGCGGCTCTATCTCCTCGGCACGAGCTCGTGGTTCCTCGCGTTCGGGATCCATTCCGTGCTGTTCGCGTGGCTCGTGACCATGGTGCTGCACGAAGAGCCGCGCATGGTCGGTCTGGCGCAGATGGCTCTGCTCGTGCCGGCGTCGCTCTTGATGCTGGTGGGCGGCAGCTTCGCCGATCACTTCGGCGGCCGGCGCATCGCCGTGCTCGCGCAGAGTCTCGCGCTCCTGCCACCCCTGTTTCTCGTGGGGCTGCTCGCGACCGGCACGCTGCGCTTCGGCGCGATGCTCGCGTACGCGGTGGCGATGGGTCTGGCGCAGGCCTTCGTGACTCCCGCGCGCGACTCACTCTTGAACGACGTGGCCGAGACCGGCATCCAGCAGACGGTGATCCGCGCGAGCTTCGTGCAGTTCGGCGCGCAGATCGCGGGGTTCCTGCTGGCGTCGCGCGCGGATGCCGTCGGGGCGTACCCGATCCTGGCCTTGCAGATCGCGGCGCTGGGGCTGGGGGCGCTCGTGCTGGCGCGCGTGCGCGCCGATCATCCGCCGCGCGCGGAGGACGCGCACTGGCTGCGCGACTTGTTCGCGTCGGTCGCCGAAGGCGCGCGCACCGTGTGGGCCGCGCCCGAGATGCGCATGGTCGTGCTGCAGAACGTGGCCATGGGCGTGTGCTTCATGGGCTCGTACATCGTGACCGTGCCGCTGCTCGTGCGCGAGCGCTATCACGGCTCCTCGGCGGATCTGGGGCTCCTGAACGCCGCCAACTCACTCGGGCTGCTCACCACGGTGGTTGCGCTGATGCGCGTGGGCGACGTGAAGCACCGGCGCCGCGCGCTGATCCGCGCCCAGGCGGTCGGCGCCGCCGTGCTCGCGCTGATCGGCATGGGCTTCGAGTTCCCGCTCACGACCGCGCTGATCTACCTGTGGGGCATGTGCGGCGGGCTCGCGATGAGCATGGCGCGCACGATCATGCAGGAGGACGCCCCGCCGGGGCAGGCGGGGCGAGTCATGAGCTTCTTCTCGTTCTCGCTCCTGGGCGCGGGGCCGATCGGCGCGCTGTTCTGCGGCTATCTCGTGACCTGGTTCGGGCCGGAGCACGCGCTGGTGGCGGCGGCAGCGGTGATGGCATCGGTGGTGACTGCGTTCACGGTCTGGTCGCGCGAGCGGCTGACCGCCGCCGCCACGGGGGAGTGA
- a CDS encoding 3-oxoacyl-ACP reductase family protein, which yields MGTLSGKVALVTGASRGIGAAIATRLAREGADVAITYAASPQRAEEVTRAVREAGGRALALRADAADPAAVQAAVDEVARALGRLDVLVNNAGIAIVESLEKFTLADFDRMVAINVRSAFAAAQAAARHLREGGRIVTIGSVNAERMPFAGGAVYAMTKAAIVGLTKGLARDLGPRGITVNNVQPGPIDTEMNPAQGDFAESLKRLMALPRYGQPADVASMVAYLVGPEAGFVTGASFTVDGGFLS from the coding sequence ATGGGGACGCTGAGCGGGAAGGTGGCGCTGGTGACTGGGGCTTCGCGCGGGATCGGCGCGGCGATCGCGACGCGGCTCGCGCGCGAGGGCGCCGACGTGGCGATCACGTACGCGGCCTCGCCGCAGCGCGCGGAAGAGGTGACGCGCGCGGTGCGCGAAGCGGGGGGCCGCGCGCTCGCGTTGCGCGCCGACGCGGCGGACCCCGCGGCCGTGCAGGCAGCGGTCGACGAGGTCGCGCGCGCGCTGGGCCGGCTCGACGTGCTGGTGAACAACGCCGGCATCGCCATCGTCGAGTCACTCGAGAAGTTCACGCTCGCCGACTTCGACCGCATGGTGGCGATCAACGTGCGCTCCGCGTTCGCGGCCGCGCAGGCCGCGGCGCGCCACCTGCGCGAGGGCGGGCGGATCGTCACGATCGGCAGCGTGAACGCCGAGCGCATGCCGTTTGCGGGCGGTGCCGTGTACGCCATGACCAAGGCCGCGATCGTCGGCCTCACCAAGGGGTTGGCGCGCGATCTCGGCCCGCGCGGCATCACGGTGAACAACGTGCAGCCCGGCCCGATCGACACCGAGATGAACCCCGCCCAAGGCGACTTCGCCGAGTCGCTGAAGCGGCTCATGGCGCTGCCGCGCTACGGCCAGCCGGCCGACGTTGCGAGCATGGTCGCCTATCTCGTCGGCCCCGAAGCGGGCTTCGTGACCGGCGCCAGCTTCACCGTGGACGGCGGATTCCTGTCCTGA
- a CDS encoding LLM class F420-dependent oxidoreductase, which translates to MKVGLIPVNIGVPSVEPMLAIAEKAEQVGIESVWTFEHVVVPIDYRSKYPYSADGKMGVTPETNFVDPLVALTAIAARTQRIRLGTGVNILPQTNPLYLAKQAASLDFVSHGRLMLGLGIGWLREEFEALGVPFERRGERFDDYVVALRKAWSGNVVEHRSDFIRWSGFKSHPLPEQKPGVPIVIGGSKGKAFERVAKHGDGWYAPTASVAQLEPMLKELAAACARAGRDPKTVEVSCMWIPAAEGVDAVKRYRDLGVSRLIVPLMALGAPPLDAIERFANDWLSRLT; encoded by the coding sequence ATGAAGGTCGGTCTCATTCCCGTGAACATCGGCGTGCCGTCGGTCGAGCCCATGCTGGCCATCGCCGAGAAGGCCGAGCAGGTCGGCATCGAGTCGGTCTGGACGTTCGAGCACGTGGTCGTGCCGATCGACTATCGCTCCAAGTATCCCTACAGCGCCGACGGCAAGATGGGAGTGACTCCCGAGACGAACTTCGTCGACCCGCTGGTCGCGCTGACCGCGATCGCGGCGCGCACCCAGCGCATCCGCCTGGGCACCGGCGTCAACATCCTGCCGCAGACCAACCCGCTGTATCTCGCCAAGCAGGCCGCGAGCCTGGACTTCGTGTCGCACGGCCGGCTCATGCTGGGGCTCGGCATCGGCTGGCTGCGCGAGGAGTTCGAGGCGCTCGGCGTGCCGTTCGAGCGCCGCGGAGAGCGCTTCGACGACTACGTGGTCGCGCTGCGCAAGGCGTGGTCGGGCAACGTGGTCGAGCACCGGAGCGACTTCATCCGCTGGAGCGGCTTCAAGAGCCATCCCCTGCCCGAGCAGAAGCCCGGCGTGCCGATCGTGATCGGCGGCTCGAAGGGCAAGGCGTTCGAGCGCGTGGCGAAGCACGGCGACGGCTGGTATGCGCCGACGGCCAGCGTGGCGCAGCTCGAGCCCATGCTGAAGGAGCTTGCCGCGGCCTGCGCGCGCGCCGGCCGCGATCCGAAGACGGTCGAGGTCTCGTGCATGTGGATCCCCGCCGCGGAGGGCGTGGACGCCGTGAAGCGCTACCGCGACCTGGGAGTGAGTCGCCTGATCGTGCCGCTCATGGCGCTGGGCGCGCCGCCGCTCGACGCGATCGAGCGCTTCGCCAACGACTGGCTCTCGCGACTGACTTGA
- the rtcA gene encoding RNA 3'-terminal phosphate cyclase, producing the protein MLSIDGSQGEGGGQILRSALALALITGTPFRIDKIRAGRKKPGLLRQHLAALRAAVEIGQAEAGDPQLGAESLEFRPGRVKPGEYRFAVATAGSACLVVQTVLPPLLLADGPSRLVVEGGTHNPAAPPWDYLARVFFPLLERMGPRVRTSLERHGFYPAGGGRLCVEIEPVPKLRGFELTQRGALVTRRARAILSHLPREIGERELETLRRKLSDFEGACAVEHVDSPGPGNALLVELECEHVTELFASFGERGLRAHVVAERAVEQVRDYLMRDVPVGPQLADQLVLPLALAGEGEFRTGPLTPHAYTNLDVVQRFLPARALVSPVTGGGFALRFS; encoded by the coding sequence ATGCTGTCGATCGACGGCTCCCAGGGCGAGGGCGGCGGCCAGATCCTGCGCAGCGCGCTCGCGCTGGCGCTGATCACCGGCACGCCGTTCCGCATCGACAAGATCCGCGCGGGCCGCAAGAAGCCGGGCTTGCTCCGGCAACACCTGGCCGCGCTGCGCGCGGCGGTCGAGATCGGCCAGGCCGAGGCGGGTGACCCGCAGCTCGGCGCCGAGTCACTCGAGTTCCGCCCGGGCCGGGTGAAGCCGGGGGAGTACCGCTTTGCGGTGGCCACCGCCGGCAGCGCCTGCCTCGTGGTGCAGACCGTGCTGCCGCCGCTCCTGCTGGCCGACGGGCCCTCGCGGCTTGTGGTCGAAGGCGGGACTCACAATCCGGCTGCTCCCCCCTGGGACTACCTGGCGCGCGTGTTCTTTCCGCTGCTGGAGCGGATGGGGCCGCGCGTGCGCACCTCGCTCGAACGCCACGGGTTCTATCCCGCGGGCGGCGGCCGGCTTTGCGTCGAGATCGAGCCCGTCCCGAAGCTGCGCGGCTTCGAGCTCACCCAGCGCGGCGCGCTCGTGACTCGCCGCGCGCGCGCGATCCTGTCCCATCTGCCGCGCGAGATCGGCGAGCGCGAGCTGGAGACGCTGCGCAGAAAGCTGTCCGACTTCGAAGGCGCCTGCGCGGTCGAGCACGTGGACAGCCCGGGCCCGGGCAACGCGCTCCTGGTCGAGCTCGAGTGCGAGCACGTGACCGAGCTGTTCGCGAGCTTCGGCGAGCGCGGCCTGCGCGCGCACGTGGTCGCGGAGCGCGCCGTGGAGCAGGTGCGCGACTATCTCATGCGCGACGTGCCGGTGGGCCCGCAGCTCGCCGACCAGCTCGTGCTGCCGCTCGCGCTCGCGGGCGAAGGCGAGTTCCGCACCGGCCCGCTCACGCCGCACGCGTACACCAACCTCGACGTGGTGCAGCGCTTCCTGCCCGCACGCGCTCTGGTGAGTCCGGTGACGGGCGGCGGCTTCGCGCTGCGCTTCAGCTAG
- a CDS encoding RtcB family protein — translation MASDLPYETFQPDGGVPVKSWTRGVPFEPSARKQLENIARLPFIHRWVAAMPDVHWGIGATVGSVIATHGAVVPAAVGVDIGCGMMAVRTTLGASDLPDGLRELRSQIEHAVPHGLSKARGRRDKGSWGTPPADADAEWQRLAPRFDAITAKHGKIKNSNHRVHLGTLGTGNHFIEVCLDGEQRVWVMLHSGSRGVGNAIGRYFIELAKNDMGERLGSLPDKDLAWFDDGSTHFADYVEAVSWAQDFALANRRLMMKHVLEALGRTPGVRPFQATDVAVNCHHNYVARETHYGKDVLVTRKGAVRAQRGDLGIIPGSMGTRSYIVRGKGNPESFMSCSHGAGRAMGRGEAKRRFSLADHVEATAGVECRKDAGVIDETPGAYKPIDAVMEAQKDLVDVVYELRQVVCVKG, via the coding sequence ATGGCTAGCGACCTCCCCTACGAGACCTTCCAGCCGGACGGCGGCGTGCCCGTGAAGTCGTGGACACGCGGCGTCCCGTTCGAGCCTTCCGCGCGCAAGCAGCTCGAGAACATCGCGCGCCTGCCGTTCATCCACCGCTGGGTCGCCGCCATGCCCGACGTGCACTGGGGCATCGGCGCGACCGTGGGCAGCGTGATCGCGACTCACGGCGCCGTGGTGCCGGCGGCGGTGGGCGTGGACATCGGCTGCGGCATGATGGCCGTGCGCACGACGCTGGGCGCGAGTGACCTGCCGGACGGCCTGCGCGAGCTGCGCAGCCAGATCGAGCACGCGGTGCCGCACGGCCTCAGCAAGGCGCGCGGCCGCCGCGACAAGGGCTCGTGGGGCACGCCGCCCGCCGACGCCGACGCCGAGTGGCAAAGGCTCGCGCCGCGTTTCGACGCGATCACGGCCAAGCACGGCAAGATCAAGAACTCGAATCACCGCGTGCACCTGGGCACGCTGGGCACGGGGAATCACTTCATCGAGGTGTGTCTCGACGGCGAGCAGCGCGTGTGGGTGATGCTGCACTCCGGCTCGCGCGGCGTGGGCAACGCGATCGGCCGCTACTTCATCGAGCTGGCCAAGAACGACATGGGCGAGCGCCTGGGCTCGCTGCCGGACAAGGACCTGGCCTGGTTCGACGACGGCAGCACTCACTTCGCCGACTACGTGGAGGCGGTGAGCTGGGCGCAGGACTTCGCGCTCGCGAACCGCCGGCTGATGATGAAGCACGTGCTCGAGGCGCTCGGGCGCACGCCGGGGGTCCGCCCGTTCCAGGCCACCGACGTGGCCGTGAACTGCCACCACAACTACGTGGCGCGCGAGACTCACTACGGGAAGGACGTGCTCGTGACCCGCAAGGGCGCGGTGCGCGCGCAGCGCGGCGACCTGGGCATCATTCCCGGCAGCATGGGCACGCGCTCGTACATCGTGCGCGGCAAGGGCAACCCGGAGAGCTTCATGAGCTGCAGTCACGGCGCGGGCCGCGCCATGGGCCGCGGCGAGGCGAAGCGCCGCTTCAGCCTGGCCGACCACGTGGAGGCCACGGCGGGCGTGGAGTGCCGCAAGGACGCCGGCGTGATCGACGAGACCCCGGGCGCCTACAAGCCGATCGACGCGGTCATGGAGGCGCAGAAGGACCTCGTGGACGTCGTGTACGAGCTCCGCCAGGTCGTTTGCGTGAAGGGCTGA
- the rtcR gene encoding RNA repair transcriptional activator RtcR produces MARTVAIGFLGTQLDAPRGSARWERWRPSVDLCRHPDLAIARFELFSERRFASLARQVTADIATASPETELRVHELGLRDPWDFEEVYGALHDFARAYRFAPEDEEYLVHVTTGTHVAQICLFLLTETRHIPGRLLQTAPPARGARQGPGSYTIIDLDLSKYDRLASRFSREQAESLSFLKSGIATRNAAFNALVERIERVAIASTAPILLMGPTGAGKSQLAQRIHALKQSRRQVTGRFVEVNCATLRGDAATSALFGHVKGAFTGAMQDRPGLLRAADGGVLFLDEIGELGPDEQAMLLRAIEEKRFLPLGSEKEAKSDFQLIAGTNRDLREAVRQGGFREDLLTRIDLWTFTLPPLRARPEDVEPNLDYELEQWAARTGARVTFNREARQKFLAFATDPSSAWPGNFRDFNAALVRMATLARGGRIDEPVVEEELGRLRAAWSGGGHAAEDEVARVLGPQQRAGLDLFDSAQLSAVLRVCAESRTLSEAGRRLFAVSRAQRSKTNDADRLRKYLARFGLSWQELEERLR; encoded by the coding sequence ATGGCCCGCACCGTCGCGATCGGGTTCCTGGGAACGCAGCTCGACGCGCCGCGCGGGTCGGCGCGCTGGGAGCGCTGGCGGCCCAGCGTCGACCTGTGCCGGCACCCGGACCTGGCGATCGCGCGCTTCGAGCTGTTCTCGGAGCGGCGCTTCGCGAGCCTCGCGCGCCAGGTCACCGCCGACATCGCGACCGCCTCGCCCGAGACCGAGCTGCGCGTGCACGAGCTCGGGCTCCGCGACCCCTGGGACTTCGAGGAGGTGTACGGCGCGCTGCACGACTTCGCGCGCGCCTACCGCTTCGCGCCCGAGGACGAGGAGTATCTCGTGCACGTGACCACGGGCACGCACGTGGCGCAGATCTGCCTGTTTCTGCTGACCGAGACACGCCACATCCCGGGGCGCCTGCTGCAGACCGCGCCGCCCGCGCGCGGCGCGCGCCAGGGGCCGGGCTCGTACACGATCATCGACCTCGATCTGTCGAAGTACGACCGGCTGGCCTCGCGCTTCTCGCGCGAGCAGGCCGAGAGTCTCTCGTTCCTGAAGTCGGGCATCGCGACGCGCAACGCCGCCTTCAACGCGCTGGTCGAGCGCATCGAGCGCGTCGCCATCGCCTCCACCGCGCCGATCCTGCTCATGGGGCCGACCGGCGCCGGCAAGTCACAGCTCGCGCAGCGCATCCACGCGCTGAAGCAGTCGCGGCGCCAGGTGACCGGCCGCTTCGTCGAGGTGAACTGCGCGACCCTGCGCGGCGACGCCGCCACGTCGGCGCTGTTCGGTCACGTGAAGGGCGCGTTCACCGGCGCCATGCAGGACCGGCCGGGGCTGCTGCGCGCGGCCGACGGGGGCGTGTTGTTTTTGGACGAGATCGGCGAGCTCGGGCCCGACGAGCAGGCCATGCTCCTGCGCGCGATCGAGGAGAAGCGCTTCCTGCCGCTCGGCAGCGAGAAGGAGGCGAAGAGTGACTTCCAGCTGATCGCCGGCACGAACCGCGACCTGCGCGAGGCGGTGCGCCAGGGCGGCTTCCGCGAAGACCTGCTGACGCGCATCGACCTGTGGACCTTCACGCTGCCGCCGCTGCGCGCCCGGCCCGAAGACGTGGAGCCGAATCTCGACTACGAGCTCGAGCAGTGGGCCGCGCGCACGGGCGCGCGAGTCACCTTCAACCGCGAGGCGCGGCAGAAGTTCCTGGCCTTCGCGACCGACCCGAGCTCGGCCTGGCCCGGCAACTTCCGTGACTTCAACGCCGCGCTCGTGCGCATGGCCACGCTCGCCCGTGGCGGCCGCATCGACGAGCCCGTGGTCGAGGAGGAGCTCGGCCGGCTGCGCGCCGCCTGGTCCGGCGGCGGCCATGCCGCCGAGGACGAGGTCGCGCGCGTGCTCGGCCCGCAGCAGCGCGCCGGGCTCGACCTGTTCGACTCGGCGCAGCTCTCCGCGGTCCTGCGCGTCTGCGCCGAGTCACGCACCTTGTCCGAAGCCGGACGCCGCCTGTTCGCAGTGTCTCGCGCGCAGCGCTCGAAGACCAACGACGCCGACCGCCTGCGCAAGTATCTCGCGCGTTTCGGCCTGTCGTGGCAGGAGCTCGAAGAGCGGCTGCGCTAG
- a CDS encoding VOC family protein, with product MSEARLESAIPVLPVKDVPNAVAFYRERLGFAPRFEYGPYAGVARGPIEVHLDGGAPPSPIRVRFAVSGIDGLYAELEQQGVIHPAEPLETQPWGMRQFSALDADGNRLTFAEPAQPEAGSEPAKRRFAILFTHVDGELQKLRKEDVPRLMERHRLWQAETDAQERSSLVYFAPAAQARTVRLHPDDRLSVEPGGFAGGKEALGGFTIVEAESTDEAVEIARRHRWMVGSNEVREIQAPPGAKTWIRSR from the coding sequence ATGTCCGAAGCCAGGCTCGAGTCCGCCATCCCGGTCCTCCCCGTAAAGGACGTGCCCAACGCCGTCGCGTTCTACCGCGAGCGCCTGGGCTTCGCGCCGCGCTTCGAGTACGGCCCCTACGCGGGCGTCGCGCGCGGGCCGATCGAGGTGCATCTCGACGGCGGCGCGCCGCCGTCACCGATCCGTGTTCGTTTCGCGGTGAGCGGGATCGACGGGCTGTATGCCGAGCTCGAGCAGCAGGGCGTGATCCATCCCGCCGAGCCGCTCGAGACCCAGCCCTGGGGCATGCGTCAGTTCAGCGCGCTCGACGCGGACGGGAACCGACTCACCTTCGCCGAGCCCGCCCAGCCCGAGGCCGGGTCCGAGCCCGCGAAGCGGCGCTTCGCGATCCTGTTCACGCACGTCGACGGCGAGCTCCAGAAGCTCAGGAAAGAAGACGTGCCGCGGCTGATGGAGCGCCACCGGCTGTGGCAGGCCGAGACCGACGCGCAGGAGCGCTCTTCGCTGGTCTACTTCGCGCCCGCAGCGCAGGCACGCACGGTGCGGCTCCACCCGGACGACCGCCTCTCGGTCGAGCCGGGCGGGTTCGCCGGCGGGAAGGAGGCGCTCGGGGGCTTCACGATCGTCGAGGCCGAGTCGACCGACGAGGCCGTCGAGATCGCCCGGCGCCACCGCTGGATGGTCGGCTCGAACGAGGTGCGCGAGATCCAGGCGCCGCCGGGCGCGAAGACCTGGATCCGCTCGCGCTAG
- the corA gene encoding magnesium/cobalt transporter CorA yields MIRRAEGRVSGKSGERRHGGFKRRRPPVGAAPGALVFPPGSTRLNVIRYDKTQLVERKDVPLDELPGLIAPGQVTWLEVEGLGNEDALRRIAELVRIHPLALADIVNVGQRPKAEAYTEFELVVCRAPCPRSPLEFDLEQVSLVLASDVVVTFHEGERDVFEPVRERIRRGGVVRTLGTDYLLYALVDVLIDGYYPAIEALGDKLESLEERVSARPTRAILREIHHVRHELLNFVRVVHQQRDAVGAMMRADHPLVGPDVSLYLRDSLDHALQISDVLDSFHEISLGLMEVYHSSLSQRTNEIIKVLTILSSIFIPLTFIVGIYGMNFEYMPELHWKYGYLLAWGIMAAVAIGLLAYFRSAGWLGNGDRE; encoded by the coding sequence ATGATACGCCGCGCGGAGGGTCGGGTCTCGGGCAAGAGCGGCGAGCGGCGGCATGGAGGCTTCAAGCGGCGTCGCCCGCCCGTCGGCGCCGCGCCGGGCGCGCTCGTCTTTCCGCCGGGCAGCACGCGGCTCAACGTGATCCGCTACGACAAGACCCAGCTCGTCGAACGCAAAGACGTGCCGCTCGACGAGCTGCCCGGGCTGATCGCGCCCGGCCAGGTGACCTGGCTCGAGGTCGAGGGCCTGGGCAACGAGGACGCGCTGCGGCGCATCGCCGAGCTCGTGCGCATCCACCCGCTCGCGCTGGCCGACATCGTGAACGTGGGCCAACGGCCCAAGGCCGAGGCCTACACCGAGTTCGAGCTCGTGGTGTGTCGCGCGCCGTGCCCCCGCTCGCCGCTCGAGTTCGACCTGGAGCAGGTGAGTCTGGTGCTCGCGAGCGACGTGGTGGTGACTTTCCACGAGGGCGAGCGCGACGTGTTCGAGCCCGTGCGCGAGCGCATCCGCCGCGGCGGCGTGGTGCGCACGCTGGGCACCGACTACCTGCTGTACGCGCTGGTCGACGTGTTGATCGACGGCTACTACCCGGCGATCGAGGCGCTGGGCGACAAGCTCGAGTCACTCGAGGAGCGCGTCTCGGCCCGGCCCACGCGCGCGATCCTGCGCGAGATCCACCACGTGCGCCACGAGCTCTTGAACTTCGTGCGCGTGGTGCACCAGCAGCGCGACGCCGTGGGTGCGATGATGCGCGCCGACCACCCGCTGGTCGGCCCCGACGTGAGCCTGTACCTGCGCGACTCACTCGACCACGCGCTGCAGATCAGCGACGTGCTCGACTCGTTCCACGAGATCTCGCTGGGCCTGATGGAGGTCTACCACTCGAGTCTCTCGCAGCGCACCAACGAGATCATCAAGGTGCTCACGATCCTGTCCAGCATCTTCATCCCGCTCACGTTCATCGTGGGCATCTACGGCATGAACTTCGAATACATGCCGGAGCTGCACTGGAAGTACGGCTACCTGCTGGCCTGGGGCATCATGGCCGCGGTCGCGATCGGGCTGCTCGCCTACTTCCGGAGCGCCGGCTGGCTGGGGAACGGCGACCGCGAGTGA
- a CDS encoding phytanoyl-CoA dioxygenase family protein, producing the protein MESEALATHWKRLETDGYTIVENAFSTAEADALLEELARLERELGIGFAENTFEGRRTKRVYNLLAHGPRFEAIPVHPAVLPVVEGVLDSGCLVSSLSSIAIHPGEVAQPIHADDQLLPLAKPHVATVCNSMWALTDFTEENGATRIIPGSHLRDASPVYGSQHDSIPAEMRRGSVLVWHGSLWHGGGANRSSAVRVGIAMNYCAGWIRQQENQQLGIPVETARRFAPRLRELVGYGVYRGLIGHIDKHSPVELLGEVSATRAFEF; encoded by the coding sequence ATGGAATCCGAAGCGCTGGCGACTCACTGGAAGCGGCTCGAGACCGACGGCTACACGATCGTGGAGAACGCCTTCTCCACGGCCGAGGCCGACGCGCTGCTCGAAGAGCTGGCGCGGCTCGAGCGCGAGCTCGGCATCGGCTTCGCGGAGAACACCTTCGAGGGCCGCCGCACCAAGCGCGTGTACAACCTGCTCGCCCACGGGCCGCGCTTCGAGGCCATCCCCGTACACCCGGCGGTGTTGCCGGTGGTCGAGGGCGTGCTCGACTCGGGCTGTCTCGTGTCGTCGCTCTCCTCCATCGCCATCCATCCGGGCGAGGTCGCGCAGCCGATCCACGCCGACGACCAGCTCCTGCCGCTGGCCAAGCCGCACGTGGCCACGGTGTGCAACTCGATGTGGGCGCTCACCGACTTCACCGAGGAGAACGGCGCCACGCGCATCATCCCCGGCTCGCACCTGCGCGACGCGAGCCCGGTCTACGGCTCGCAGCACGACTCGATCCCCGCCGAGATGCGGCGCGGCAGCGTGCTGGTCTGGCACGGCAGCCTCTGGCACGGCGGCGGTGCGAACCGCAGCTCCGCCGTGCGCGTGGGCATCGCCATGAATTACTGCGCCGGCTGGATCCGCCAGCAGGAGAACCAGCAGCTGGGCATTCCGGTCGAGACCGCGCGCCGCTTCGCGCCGCGCCTGCGCGAGCTGGTCGGCTACGGCGTCTACCGTGGCCTGATCGGCCACATCGACAAACACAGCCCGGTGGAGCTCCTGGGCGAAGTCAGCGCGACGCGCGCGTTCGAATTCTGA